A genomic region of Thermodesulfovibrio aggregans contains the following coding sequences:
- a CDS encoding class I SAM-dependent rRNA methyltransferase has protein sequence MEKIFVKSSKKYGTLWIYKNEILSDISKFSAGTIVKVYESKTNKIIGTGYVNPKSTISVRLLSFKDETVDEIFFKKRILQCKKYREEFLGLKENYRLIFSESDFLPGLIVDKYDRCIVIQITTAGMEQFKDLIIKILDEILCPELIILKNDSPSRLKEGLKIEKQVIKGQLDELPVIVEDDVKFIFDPINGQKTGFFLDQRENRTFLKRIVDAGEALDLFCYIGSWSLHLAKKGVRVTGVDSSQNAIDLAKENAKINSLTERCRFIKADAFDYLRWEIKKNRQYDIIVIDPPAFVKSKAEKKDAIEGYLNLNALAIKLLKRNGILATSSCSQHISEDEFYEIVKQAFMKNKKTPRLIYKGMQSKDHPILLSMPETAYLKCLIVNLLD, from the coding sequence ATGGAGAAAATATTTGTTAAATCCTCAAAAAAATATGGCACTCTTTGGATTTATAAAAATGAAATACTCTCTGATATATCTAAGTTCTCTGCTGGAACTATTGTGAAAGTATATGAATCAAAAACAAACAAAATCATTGGAACCGGATATGTAAATCCTAAATCTACTATCTCTGTAAGACTTCTTAGTTTTAAAGATGAAACAGTTGATGAAATATTTTTTAAAAAAAGAATCCTCCAGTGCAAAAAATACAGAGAAGAATTTTTAGGGCTCAAAGAAAACTATAGGCTAATTTTTAGTGAATCTGATTTTCTTCCCGGTTTAATTGTGGATAAATATGACAGATGTATTGTAATTCAAATTACTACTGCCGGAATGGAACAATTTAAAGATTTGATAATCAAAATATTAGACGAAATCTTATGTCCTGAATTAATAATTCTTAAAAATGACTCTCCTTCAAGATTGAAAGAAGGACTTAAAATTGAAAAACAGGTAATAAAAGGACAGTTAGATGAACTTCCCGTGATTGTCGAAGATGATGTGAAATTTATATTTGATCCTATTAATGGACAAAAAACAGGGTTTTTCCTTGATCAGAGAGAAAATAGAACTTTCCTAAAGAGAATAGTCGATGCTGGAGAAGCTCTTGATCTTTTCTGTTATATTGGATCATGGAGCCTTCATTTGGCTAAAAAAGGTGTTAGGGTAACAGGAGTTGACAGTTCTCAAAATGCAATAGATTTAGCAAAGGAGAATGCAAAAATTAATAGTCTTACTGAAAGATGCAGATTTATTAAAGCCGATGCATTTGATTATTTAAGATGGGAGATTAAGAAAAACAGACAATACGACATTATAGTAATTGATCCTCCAGCATTTGTAAAATCAAAAGCTGAGAAAAAGGATGCCATTGAAGGTTATTTAAATCTTAATGCTCTGGCAATCAAACTTTTAAAAAGAAACGGAATTCTTGCCACATCTTCCTGTTCTCAACACATCTCTGAAGACGAATTCTACGAGATCGTGAAACAGGCATTTATGAAAAATAAAAAAACACCAAGATTAATATATAAAGGAATGCAAAGTAAAGATCATCCAATCCTTCTTAGTATGCCTGAGACAGCCTATTTAAAGTGCTTAATCGTTAATTTACTTGACTAA
- the tpiA gene encoding triose-phosphate isomerase: MQTKLFVANWKMHKTVKEALNFLNDFIPAVEKIKDREIGIAPTFICLESVGKAIKNTNIKLCAQNAFYEKKGAYTGEISPVMLKDLNVEYVIIGHSERRKYFNETDEIVNRKIKSCIEEYLKVIFCIGETLEERQSNKTFDVLKRQIEKGVEDIINPDYIVIAYEPVWAIGTGIVATESQIEEAHGFIKERLKNLYGERAQAIRILYGGSVTPENIYSIMNTENVDGVLVGGASLDPVKFSKIVKYEEQIN, from the coding sequence ATGCAAACAAAGCTTTTCGTTGCTAACTGGAAAATGCATAAAACAGTTAAGGAAGCATTAAATTTTCTTAATGATTTTATTCCAGCTGTTGAAAAAATAAAAGACAGAGAGATTGGAATTGCTCCAACATTTATTTGTCTTGAAAGTGTTGGAAAAGCAATAAAAAATACCAATATAAAGCTCTGTGCACAGAACGCCTTTTATGAAAAAAAAGGAGCTTACACCGGTGAGATTTCACCAGTAATGCTTAAGGATTTAAATGTTGAATATGTGATAATCGGTCATTCAGAAAGAAGAAAGTATTTTAATGAAACAGATGAGATAGTAAATCGAAAGATTAAATCGTGTATTGAAGAATACTTAAAAGTTATTTTCTGTATTGGTGAAACACTTGAAGAAAGACAGTCCAATAAAACCTTTGATGTTTTAAAAAGGCAGATAGAAAAAGGAGTTGAAGATATAATAAATCCTGACTATATTGTTATAGCCTATGAACCTGTCTGGGCAATTGGAACAGGTATTGTAGCAACAGAGTCCCAGATTGAAGAAGCGCATGGATTTATTAAAGAGAGATTAAAGAATCTATATGGGGAAAGAGCTCAAGCTATAAGAATACTTTATGGTGGAAGCGTTACTCCTGAAAATATATACTCAATAATGAATACAGAAAATGTCGATGGAGTTTTGGTTGGTGGAGCAAGTCTTGATCCTGTAAAATTTTCAAAAATTGTAAAATATGAAGAACAAATAAATTGA
- the secG gene encoding preprotein translocase subunit SecG produces MKTLLLTFHIILCIVMIAVVLLHRGKGAELGPAFGGGSSQTLFGPRGATTFLNKVATIVAVLFMISSFFLTYITTKSKSVVSDVKVPVQTQPLQQPQGAQPQQK; encoded by the coding sequence ATGAAAACACTGCTTTTAACTTTTCACATAATACTCTGTATTGTAATGATTGCTGTCGTATTACTTCACAGAGGTAAAGGTGCAGAACTGGGACCAGCCTTTGGAGGTGGTTCTTCTCAAACACTTTTTGGACCAAGAGGTGCAACTACATTTCTCAATAAAGTAGCAACAATTGTAGCTGTTTTATTCATGATTTCTTCTTTCTTTTTGACTTATATTACAACAAAATCAAAGTCAGTTGTCTCTGATGTAAAAGTGCCAGTTCAAACTCAGCCACTACAGCAGCCACAGGGAGCACAGCCTCAACAAAAATAA
- a CDS encoding peptide-binding protein — translation MIKKYGILVLLFLFIFACEKAPEIKEPFCLTGASSADAKRLLPLFASDSASADISGRIFNGLTKYDKNLNIVGDLAERWSISKDGKEIVFYLRKGIKWHDGIELTADDVVFTYKSITDPKNPTPYSSNYGPVREVKAIDKYTVKVVYEKPFAPALESWGMGILPKHLLEGSELFNSPLNRNPIGTGPYKMKEWITGQRVILERNENYYEGVPFFEKIITRIIPDPSTMFLELRFGGIDFMALNPAQYKYYGEKPYFRKYFNVYRYPSFGYTYIGYNLKDPLFSDKRIRQAIAHAINKKEIIEGVLLGFGTPCTGPFPPSSWAFNPNVKDFEYNSEKARNILYELGWKPDSDGILIKDGKRFSFVLLVNQGNEARLKTAQIIKEQLRNVGIELNIRVLEWQSFLELVTKRQFQAVLLGWSLSRDPDLYDIFHSSKTKPGEFNFVGYSNKEVDHLIEKARETLDREKRKKYYWRIHELITEDQPYTFLYVPDTIIAVNKRIKGIEPAPAGIWYNYIFWYVPKNRLDWYN, via the coding sequence ATGATAAAAAAATATGGCATTTTAGTTTTACTGTTTCTTTTTATTTTTGCCTGCGAGAAAGCCCCTGAAATAAAGGAACCCTTTTGCCTGACAGGAGCTTCTTCTGCTGATGCCAAGAGACTTCTTCCTCTTTTTGCTTCAGACTCTGCAAGTGCAGACATAAGTGGAAGAATTTTTAATGGTCTTACTAAGTACGATAAAAATTTAAACATAGTTGGAGATCTTGCTGAAAGGTGGAGTATTTCGAAAGATGGTAAAGAAATTGTTTTTTATCTCAGAAAAGGGATCAAATGGCACGATGGCATTGAGTTAACAGCAGATGATGTTGTCTTTACCTATAAATCAATTACTGATCCGAAAAATCCAACACCCTATAGTAGTAATTATGGACCTGTAAGAGAGGTCAAGGCAATTGATAAATATACGGTAAAAGTAGTTTATGAAAAACCTTTTGCACCAGCACTGGAGTCTTGGGGAATGGGAATACTGCCAAAACATCTTCTTGAAGGCAGCGAGTTATTTAATTCGCCTCTTAATAGAAATCCTATTGGCACAGGACCATACAAAATGAAAGAATGGATTACAGGGCAGAGGGTGATCCTTGAAAGAAATGAAAACTACTATGAAGGAGTTCCCTTTTTTGAAAAAATCATAACAAGAATTATTCCAGATCCTTCCACAATGTTTCTTGAGTTGAGATTTGGAGGAATTGATTTTATGGCACTTAATCCTGCACAGTATAAATACTATGGAGAAAAGCCTTATTTTAGGAAATATTTCAATGTCTACCGCTATCCATCTTTTGGTTATACTTACATAGGCTACAATTTAAAAGATCCTCTTTTTTCTGATAAAAGAATCAGACAGGCAATTGCTCATGCAATAAATAAAAAAGAAATAATTGAAGGAGTTTTACTCGGATTTGGAACTCCATGCACAGGACCCTTTCCACCCTCTTCATGGGCATTTAATCCAAATGTAAAGGATTTTGAATACAATTCTGAAAAAGCCAGAAATATTCTTTATGAACTCGGCTGGAAACCAGACAGTGATGGAATTTTAATAAAAGATGGAAAAAGGTTCTCATTTGTTTTGCTTGTCAATCAGGGAAATGAAGCACGGCTTAAAACTGCTCAGATCATCAAAGAGCAACTTAGAAATGTAGGTATTGAGCTTAACATAAGAGTTCTTGAGTGGCAGAGTTTTCTTGAACTTGTCACAAAAAGACAGTTTCAGGCAGTGCTACTTGGCTGGTCTCTTTCCCGTGATCCTGATTTATACGACATTTTCCACTCATCAAAGACAAAACCAGGAGAGTTTAATTTTGTTGGCTACAGCAATAAAGAAGTTGACCATCTAATAGAAAAAGCGAGAGAAACTCTTGACAGAGAAAAGAGAAAAAAGTACTACTGGAGAATTCACGAGCTTATTACAGAAGATCAGCCCTATACATTTCTTTATGTGCCTGATACAATAATTGCTGTAAACAAGAGAATAAAAGGAATAGAGCCAGCTCCAGCAGGAATATGGTATAACTATATTTTCTGGTATGTGCCAAAAAATCGCTTGGATTGGTATAATTAA
- a CDS encoding LolA family protein encodes MNLLLIFLLFNFCYAQDAIVKLENAYKNINDANGSFMQTNYIKELNKNQQFKGVFFIKGNKIRWQYIGEFPQTIYINNKTLTIYDKKRKQAIISEFNEEKYGQLPLALLSRMADLKKDFEVKEKSDSTIILIPKSKMGNVKSIEITLTEAEFPVKSMKIIDAMENIVKIDLKDVKINTSLKNSLFLFTPKKDDTVLKY; translated from the coding sequence ATGAATCTTTTATTAATATTTTTACTGTTTAATTTTTGTTATGCCCAGGATGCTATAGTTAAACTTGAAAATGCCTATAAAAACATAAATGATGCAAATGGAAGTTTTATGCAAACAAACTATATAAAAGAACTCAATAAAAATCAGCAATTCAAAGGAGTATTTTTTATAAAGGGTAACAAAATAAGATGGCAGTACATTGGAGAATTCCCTCAAACTATTTATATTAATAACAAAACTCTTACTATCTACGACAAAAAAAGAAAACAGGCAATAATAAGTGAGTTTAATGAAGAAAAATACGGGCAACTTCCACTTGCACTTCTCAGTAGAATGGCAGACCTGAAAAAAGACTTTGAAGTTAAAGAAAAATCAGACAGCACCATCATACTTATTCCAAAAAGCAAGATGGGAAACGTAAAAAGTATTGAAATAACTCTTACAGAAGCTGAATTTCCAGTAAAATCAATGAAAATAATAGATGCAATGGAAAATATAGTGAAAATTGACCTAAAGGATGTAAAAATAAATACCTCTCTTAAAAACTCTCTATTCTTATTTACTCCTAAGAAGGATGATACGGTTTTAAAATATTAA
- the pdxA gene encoding 4-hydroxythreonine-4-phosphate dehydrogenase PdxA — protein sequence MAKRKIAITMGDPAGVGPEIIVKAFAQEDIYKICNPLVIGDRSVIKEVIKAIGMDFDPDNIEILNLNEIKNPEKLAKGIPSEESGRASFSYIRKAVELYRLGIVEAIVTCPITKLALRMAGLPWLGHTDMLAELTETEDYAMAFYSEPLKVILTTIHVPLKDVPHLIKKEKVIKTIFFAKKACDMIQIENPRIAVCGLNPHAGEGGIMGREEIEEIEPAVKEAKALGINVSGPYPADSIFWRAQNGEFDMVVAMYHDQALAPFKLVAFDKGVNFTVGLPFIRTSPDHGTAYDIAWQGKADPTSLIEAIKLATRMVTQ from the coding sequence ATGGCTAAAAGAAAAATTGCAATAACTATGGGAGACCCTGCTGGAGTTGGTCCAGAGATTATTGTGAAAGCTTTTGCTCAGGAAGATATATATAAAATCTGCAACCCTCTTGTTATAGGAGACAGAAGCGTTATAAAAGAAGTCATTAAAGCAATCGGAATGGATTTTGATCCTGACAATATAGAGATACTAAATCTTAATGAGATCAAAAATCCAGAAAAGCTTGCAAAAGGAATACCGTCAGAGGAATCTGGTAGAGCTTCATTTTCCTATATAAGAAAAGCTGTAGAGCTATACAGACTTGGTATAGTTGAGGCAATTGTCACCTGCCCTATTACAAAGTTAGCTCTGCGGATGGCAGGACTTCCGTGGCTTGGACATACAGATATGCTTGCTGAGCTTACTGAAACAGAGGATTATGCAATGGCTTTTTATAGTGAACCTCTGAAAGTAATATTAACAACAATACATGTTCCACTAAAAGATGTTCCCCATCTGATAAAAAAAGAAAAAGTTATAAAAACCATATTTTTTGCAAAAAAAGCCTGTGATATGATTCAGATTGAAAATCCTCGCATTGCAGTATGCGGACTGAATCCACATGCTGGAGAAGGTGGAATCATGGGAAGAGAAGAAATTGAGGAAATTGAACCGGCAGTAAAAGAAGCAAAAGCTTTAGGGATAAATGTTTCAGGTCCCTATCCAGCAGACTCTATTTTCTGGCGCGCTCAAAATGGTGAATTTGACATGGTTGTTGCCATGTATCATGATCAGGCACTTGCACCATTTAAACTCGTTGCATTTGATAAAGGAGTAAACTTCACAGTAGGGCTTCCCTTTATAAGAACATCTCCTGATCATGGAACAGCCTATGATATAGCATGGCAGGGAAAAGCTGATCCTACAAGCCTCATTGAGGCTATTAAACTCGCTACAAGGATGGTGACTCAATGA
- a CDS encoding oxidoreductase, whose protein sequence is MKIFTPFEIKTIKMPNRIVRSATYEKMADEDGFVTEQLINLYVTLAKGGVGLIITGNALVHVSGRNAPKMLCIHNDFYIDGLRKLTNAVHEVGGKIVIQLNHGGRQCASLFLGGAQPVAPSEVYEPVYKVMPRQLTQEEIWEIIDSFGKAARRAKEAGFDGVQIHGAHGYLVNQFLSPYTNRRDDYWGGDEERRFHFLEEVYQSIRDNVGYDWPVMIKLNACDFVEGGLTLEESLRIAKKLENFGIDAIEISGGIVESKPEERPVRMKINTPQKEAYFREFSREFKKALKVPIMLVGGIRSRSVAEEILQKQEADLISLSRPLIREPDLPKKWMQGKETSDCISCNGCMRFMKLEYVKCTQLEKKK, encoded by the coding sequence ATGAAAATTTTCACTCCCTTTGAAATTAAAACAATTAAAATGCCAAACAGAATTGTTCGCTCTGCCACTTACGAAAAAATGGCAGATGAAGACGGTTTTGTTACAGAGCAACTGATAAATCTCTATGTAACACTTGCTAAAGGTGGTGTTGGCTTGATAATTACCGGAAATGCTCTGGTTCATGTATCTGGAAGAAATGCTCCAAAGATGCTTTGTATTCATAATGATTTTTATATTGATGGCTTAAGGAAACTAACTAATGCTGTTCATGAAGTTGGTGGTAAAATTGTGATTCAGCTTAATCATGGAGGAAGGCAGTGTGCTTCGCTTTTTCTTGGTGGTGCTCAGCCAGTAGCACCATCTGAAGTATATGAACCTGTCTATAAAGTAATGCCCAGACAGCTTACTCAGGAAGAAATATGGGAAATTATTGATTCCTTTGGTAAAGCTGCAAGAAGAGCAAAAGAGGCAGGATTTGATGGTGTACAGATTCATGGTGCCCATGGGTATCTTGTAAATCAGTTTTTATCTCCTTACACAAATAGAAGAGACGATTACTGGGGTGGAGATGAAGAGCGAAGATTTCACTTTCTTGAAGAAGTTTATCAAAGTATAAGAGACAATGTAGGATACGACTGGCCCGTGATGATAAAACTCAATGCTTGCGATTTTGTTGAAGGAGGACTCACATTAGAGGAAAGTCTCCGGATAGCAAAAAAGCTTGAAAATTTTGGAATTGATGCCATTGAAATTAGCGGAGGAATTGTAGAGTCAAAACCAGAGGAAAGACCTGTGAGAATGAAGATTAATACACCTCAGAAAGAGGCTTATTTTAGAGAATTCTCAAGAGAATTCAAAAAAGCGCTTAAAGTTCCAATAATGCTCGTAGGTGGAATTCGTTCCCGCTCAGTAGCAGAAGAAATTTTACAAAAACAGGAAGCAGACCTTATTTCCCTTTCAAGACCATTAATTCGGGAGCCTGACTTGCCAAAGAAATGGATGCAGGGGAAAGAAACCTCTGACTGCATCTCATGTAATGGATGCATGAGATTTATGAAATTAGAGTATGTTAAATGCACTCAACTTGAAAAAAAGAAATAA